Proteins encoded together in one Amblyomma americanum isolate KBUSLIRL-KWMA chromosome 1, ASM5285725v1, whole genome shotgun sequence window:
- the par-6 gene encoding partitioning defective protein 6, whose translation MSKPLKNLHHLQNGSILEVKSKFDAEFRRFSLDKAELSRYEEFCRLIEKFHNIGEVPFSLCYTDPIHGDLLPINNDENFARAVQSARPLLRLLIQRKGDSREELNGFGAPGASRKKRFLGQYLLPVGVRTARPALSISLPEDFRQVSSIIDVDVVPDTCRRVRLVKHGSDKPLGFYIRDGTSVRVTPHGLDRLPGIFISRLVPGGLAEGTGLLAVNDEVLEVNGIEVSGKTLDQVTDMMVANSSNLIITIRPANQCSVGTLPRRGSFGRSSQMSHGSHNSNPSVVSDDDRLDEDEIRDHTAGFEGLDETPPRSTHDGVITL comes from the exons ATGTCCAAACCGCTGAAGAATTTGCATCATCTCCAGAACGGCAGTATTTTAGAAGTAAAAAGCAAG TTTGATGCAGAATTCCGACGATTCTCGCTGGACAAAGCAGAGCTGTCTCGATATGAGGAGTTCTGCCGCCTTATTGAGAAGTTCCACAACATTGGCGAGGTGCCGTTCAGCCTCTGCTACACGGACCCCATTCATGGTGACCTCCTGCCCATCAACAATGACGAGAACTTCGCCCGGGCTGTTCAGTCCGCAAGGCCGTTGCTGCGGTTACTCATCCAGCGAAAAG GGGATAGTCGTGAAGAGCTGAATGGCTTTGGAGCCCCTGGAGCTAGCCGCAAGAAGCGGTTTCTGGGCCAGTACCTTTTGCCAGTGGGAGTGCGAACAGCTCGGCCTGCCCTGTCCATTTCGTTGCCTGAAGATTTCCGCCAGGTGTCATCTATTATCGATGTAGATGTGGTGCCTGACACCTGTCGTCGAGTGCGCCTTGTAAAGCATGGTTCAGACAAGCCTTTGGGGTTCTACATTAGAGATGGCACCAGTGTGCGCGTCACACCACATGGCCTGGATCGTCTGCCAGGCATCTTCATTTCACGCTTGGTACCTGGAGGTCTTGCTGAAGGCACAGGTCTCCTGGCTGTCAATGATGAAgttttggaagtgaatggcattGAAGTTAGTGGCAAGACACTAGACCAG GTAACTGACATGATGGTGGCCAATTCATCCAATCTGATCATCACTATCCGTCCAGCAAACCAGTGCAGTGTGGGCACACTGCCTCGAAGGGGCTCTTTTGGCCGCTCCTCACAGATGTCGCATGGCTCGCACAATTCCAACCCATCCGTGGTTTCGGATGATGACCGCTTGGATGAAGATGAAATCAGGGACCACACAGCTGGATTCGAAGGCCTTGACGAAACTCCGCCACGCAGCACCCATGACGGCGTAATCACTCTCTGA